ATCCAGCCACTCAGTTGCTGCGTCTGCGCAGCGCCTCCGCCTTGAGCAGCGCTGCTACACGCTCGATAACGACCAAACGCCGGCAGAGGAACACCAGCACGGTGAGCGCCGAGAGGGCGCGAGCTCAGGGCGACAGCGAGACGGACAAGTTCCTGCACTACAGCCCCGAGGATGGCTACTACAAGACCTCCCCCTACGACCCCATCGTAGTGCCCAATGTGCCGCTCCACGAGTACGTCTGGCGGGACTTTAAGAAGTGGGAGAGCCGCACGGCAGCGGTAAGTGCTtgacaataataataatcccaGTGCAAAGTTTTATATCAAGTGCGAGGCAATCGAAAGTCAAGTGCGGTTTACTTTACCCCTCTGGAATCTTCCCAGATATAATGTATTTCGTTCCTATAATCTCTGGTGGCAAATATCCGTCCGTGGGGTTCTCTTTCATCTATAAATTAATCTTTTGGTATGGAGTTCTACCCAGAACTCTAATTGAAGTACTATGTTTTCTCGGCAATCACTCGGATACCTCCTTGAACACGGGTACTTCATGGAAATACTTCCACTTAGAACCTCGAAGGTTTTCAATGAGTGAAGtgcagtggagtggagtggatcCGCTCCTTGTTAAGCTTTCTCCTTGGAGGTCCATCCTCAAGTCACAGTTATCTTTTCTTGGAATTTCTCCATGAGATTCCGAAGGGTGTTCTCTGGGAAATCCTGAGAGAAAAGATTTTCTCTCTTCCCCACTATCCGACTAAAGGCTAACCTGCCCCAAAATATTTGGCCCACAAATCACTTTAGAGAATTCCGATTTGAATGAATCGCAATTCGCGACCAGACCCCCCTTTGTTTGTTTATGACCCAGGGCTATTGAACCGGCGCGCCAGTCTATACATATCCGAGTGTGCAGGCAAAAATTGATGTTTTTATGACCGTCCAATATCGGAATCGCTGCTTTCCCGCCGCCGCCCATCTGTGCCCCAGCCCATTCGGAATACAATACGCATTTGTAATCAGTCTGATTATTCGCTATCAGTCAGATAGCATTGGACGATTATTTGGGTCATTAATGCCCCCCCTGCTTATCGGACGACAAGCGTAATGTTCGGACGCAGCTGATAAGCCAGTACGAGTACAAGTGCGAGCAGATGATAGCGGCGAAAGTGAAATGTACTACTCTTACTCACAACTCAAAGATCGGCAAAGAGCGTGCTATTTTCGCCAGACTACTGTTCCGGTTCTCATCTGGGCCCCTGTTCTGTTTTTGTCCACCCGTACGTTTACGGCTCATTGAATGCCAGTCGAGTAGTGCCCGGTGGCAAAATGCTTGCAGATAAGAAATACTGTCTACGGAGGGGCACGATTAAACGAATCGCGTCGAGTGGCTGTCGTTCGAGTAAAGCCCAGCTGACACAATGGAAAGCGAGTCTCGTATGACAGATCATCCACATGCCCATCCCCGTGCCCCCCGGTTAGCACTCGGATTCGGGAGGCAATTGCATAACTTTCCTATAGCCAGGGCCCCGCCACCCTCCCTCTCCACTTACATGGGAGGCGGCGATGACCTTCGCCAAATGTTTACAATTTTCACTTTTGAGATTTCTATCCCTTACGCTCTCACTCTGTGCAcgatctctccctctctctcgctcccaCTGGGCTTGTGCAAATCAAAGTGCAAATAATTTTCATTGAAATTTATTGCCATCATTGCAGTGTGTGCAGTGTGTGGGTGAGGTGATGTGCCAGGGGGGGACTGATATAACCCAGTAATCACCCTGTACTCACacgtacacacacacgcagagaGCCACATGTGTGAGCTGGGGGCCAATTGTTGAATTAAATGCAATTAAAAGCGTCAGGCCCCGAGAGTCCGGTCCAAAGGTTCTTTAGTTATGCCCTAGCtaccccccccacccccagcACCAAGGCGATACAGTTGACACAAGATAAAAAGCCCAGCCAGGGGGCTTAACTAACAGATCGATCGATCCCACTATGTACATATGAGACCTACTATACGATACAACGTAGGCCTGTTTTTATCAAATATTCGACCCATTTTATACGATCTTGTCGGTCTTCGGTTATATCTGTTTTGAAATAGAGACGGCTAAGATCGATGATCGAAGCACTGCATTTGGGTGACCCTCGTTATTGAATGCAGTTCCACTGTAGCCCTCCGATCGATCGATTTGTGTGCTAATTCACGAGTACGGATCACCCGTTTTGATCCCTGTCGAAATTCACGACTGGTCGCGGTCATAAAATGTTTTTCTTTGTATAATTATTTACGCTGTTATCTCTTTTTCCGTTCTTTTTCTGACCAAATTTTGATGATTTTGTTTGCGCTGTGACGTCAGCGGCGGTGGCCGGCAGTCAATGGGGTCCAGCCTCTGtacgccgctgctgctgctctgccgGCACGAGAAGTCAAAAAACGCAGCGGCGTCCGTCGCTGACGAGCACGAAATCAGAGCAAAAGAGATACCAATAGACAAACCCGCTCTCCCGCTCtacgggagagagagagagagagcgtgcTGGGTAGAGGTGTGTATGTaaagagaggaagagagaggcGCGCCACGACTCGTTTAGACTTTGCAGACTTTGTACTTTGCCCCACTGAACTTTGGACCGTCGCAGTGCCCCCACAAGCAGCCGAACGATGCGAGGCGAAGCGAAGCGTTGCTTGATGCTCGCAGCGGGTGGGGGTGCAGAGCGGTGATCGACAAATGCACGAAATGATTCTCTTATTATTGTGTTTATTACGACGTGcctgggtgtgtgtgtgtgtcggtgTGTGTTTGCACTGCGATACCCTAACAAAGGGTATGACGTTCGACCAGACAGAGCAGGCTGTTACAGCAAGGATCGGGCGGCGAGCCAGTCCAGTTCCTGAAGATAGTCCACCCATATGAATgagtatgtatatatttatgtaaatCTATCGCGAAACACTGTCGAGCACACAAAGAAAACACTGCTGTGTCGAAGAATAATCTGGCCATTTCAGATACCAAAGACCCCAATGTAACCCCAACATGTATCGaataaaatatacatacataggtATTCCTAAGAAAAACATCGTGGTTTCCGAAAATATtcccacatatgtatgtatgtaactCGCGTGCTCAGCCAAATTGAATCCAAGTCGGATGACTATATGCTGCGCGGAACAATCAATGTGGAAGGGTATCAACAACCTCGGCACTTGAGTGCGAGTATTCGTATGCCTTGTTTTCTTTCGTTTGAGTTTACTTAAAAATGTTTTGATATGATcattgttgttggttttgtttgGGGCGAGCACTGTCGCTATTTATAATGCCTATTTTTAACCATATACGATATCGGACTGCGCAAATTTAATGTGGACAATCGGCAATCCGCATAACCCAACCGGCGGACCCCCTCCCACAATCAACGCTCTCTACCCTTCTACCTCTCTCCGTCCCTTTGTCTCTCTGTTATTTGGCAAATGCTGATGACCTTCACCTTAGCCCCGAACCGGTTGTATGGTTGTGGAGGGGCAGGGAAGGGAAGCCAGGGTCAGGTTGGGGCCTGTGGTTAACTGATTAGCCACGAAAAAGGCTTCTGAATGTCCAGCGAATGCACTTTTCTGTGTACAGTACCTAAACGTGTTTGTTTCTGAACTGAAATCACAACTCATCTGTGTTCCTTCTCCCGTTCGTCCTTTCAGGTATGCGTCGTCACCGATCGCCAGTATACGTTCGCCCAGATGCGGGATGCCAGTGCCGCCTTTGCGGTTCGTCTCCAGACAAAGTTCAAGCTCCGCAAGCCCGACGTGGTGGCCATCTGTCTGCCCAATTTGCCGGAGTACCCCATCGCCACGCTGGGCGCCATCGAGGCCGGCCTGACGGTTACCACCGTCAACCCCATCTACACCGCTGGTAAGTGGGTTCGGTTTGCTGTTTCCTCGTACAGTTGTGTTCAGAGATAAGCTATATGGCATGTACATACCTAAGTATATTCGGCCAATTAGCATCAACAGATCTGTTGATTAGATAGTAGATAGACTTACCTTCGCTGATGCTGGTGGTTCCAGCTTTATCCATTCAAGCAGTACAAATCGGATCCTAAACTCGTATTCGTATGTCCATTCGTATTTAATCAGGGATGGCACTTGCAATTTGTACGCACCATTGTGCAAAGTGTCCGTTCGCTTATGGGAAACATTCGAGAAATGTTCGAGAAATGACTTCAATAATCCAGAAGGGAACCTTTTTCTATATGGATAATCAAATCAATTTCATTTAATCTTCCAAGGTACTTTAggacttttttttttctttcggtGTAGCTGTACAATGAGATCAAGTGTACATaccatatgtatgtatacatatatgtatttcgAGAAAAGTGTTTAGTTGGGAACTGTCAAGTGCGTCAGAGGCGGCACGGCCCGGTACGGTTCCTTATCACGACAATACCCACTAAGCCTTATGGGTATGTTGTAGAAATCTGTTGTTCTCTGTTTTTCGGGGCTAAAGTCGAAAGATCATCATTAACATTTGTATGTACTCCCATTTGATCAATTGCAGAGGAGATAGCCCGCCAGCTAACCTTCAGCGCGGCGAATCTCATCGTGGGCACCGTCCAGAACTATGGAACGCTGAACGAGGCCTGCAAGCTGGCCGGTAAACGGCTGCCCATTGCCGTGATCCGGAGCCGGCAGGATGATTCCCTGCCCGCGGGAGCCATCGACTTCTTCGAGCTGATTAGTACCCAGAATGTGCGCTACGATGACCTGCAGGTGCCGAAGGAGGCGACTGCGGACGACATGGTCTTCCTGCCCTTCTCCTCGGGCACCACGGGCTTGCCCAAGGGCGTGATGCTGTCCCACAACAACATCACCAGCAACTGCGAACAGGTCCAGGCCGCCCTAACCCTAAACCTGAGCGTCCAGGACACGTTGCCCGGAGTGCTGCCCTTCTTCCACATCTACGGCCTCACTGTGGTGATGCTGTCCAAGCTCGGCCAGGGCTCCAGGCTGGCCACAATGCCGGCCTTCAAGCCGGATGATTTCATGAAGGCCCTGGACCAGTACAAGGGCAGCATCTTGAATCTTGTACCGCCCATCGGTGAGTCCATGAATACGATTAGAGCACGATGGCGGAATGATAATAATTGAATCCTCTGTCTGTTCCAGCGCTCTTTATGATCAATCATCCCAATATAAATGAGGCGACGGCCCCCGCATTGAGAGTTGTGATGAGCGGAGCCGCACCTATTGGCCAGCACGATGTAGAGCGTTTTCTGCAGAAGTGAGTTCCATGCCCATCTTAACCTTTATGCTTTATGCTTAAAATAACACTCTCGATTCCACTTTTTAGATTCCCCAAGGTCGCCTTCAAGCAGGGCTATGGCATGACCGAGGCCTCGCCTGTTGTGCTTCTTACACCAGAAGGCAATACACGCTACGCCTCCACGGGCATCCTTTCAGGCTCTACTGAGGCCAAGATTGTGCCCCTGGATGGCGATGATTTGAAGGGTGTGGGACCCCGTACCACGGGCGAGCTGTGTGTGCGTGGACCTCAGGTGATGTCCGGATATTTGAACAACGAGGAGGCCAACCAGGTCACCTTCTTTCCGGGCAACTGGCTGCGCACTGGCGACGTGGCCTTCTACGACGAGGACGGCTACTTCTACATCACGGACCGCATGAAGGAGCTGATCAAGGTGAAGGGCTTCCAGGTGCCCCCAGCGGAGCTGGAGGCGGTGCTCCGCGACCACCCGAAGATCCTCGAGGCCGCTGTCTTTGGGATCCCGCACGAGCTGAACGGAGAGGCGCCACGAGCGATTGTCGTGCTCAGGCAGGGCCAGGAGGCCACGGCCGAGGACATCGCCGCCTATGTGGCCGAGCGCGTGGCCCACTACAAGAGGCTCGAAGGCGGCGTGATCTTCGTGGACGAGGTGCCCAAGAATCCCACCGGCAAGATACTGCGCAAGGACCTCAAGGCTCAGTATTCCGACTGAGCCCTAAGCACTTCTCCCTAGATCGGGatctacgagtacgagtactatatatatttttcaatcgttttttttttgtctgtttTATAATGTGTGTATGATATCCATCAATGTTGGCCCTGGTCCGAAGAGTTGATCCCGTGCGGGCTTGTGTGAGCATTGCATTTAGACCTTCGAAAACATTTAGTCCTAGGCTTAGAAGTAGGTCTCGATTAGTCATTCGATTGGTCCATAGTCTGTAAGAGTAGAATAGGCTGAACTCGTAGTGTAAGCACCCTCTTCCACTCCCCCTACCTCCTAGCCCCTATCCCTTACCTACCCCCTACCCACCATCCATACATCAGCTCTAAAACTATAATCTATTacactatatacatatatatatatatatcagatcagatcagatcgttTTATTATACTTAATGACGGACCCAGATCGTATTGGAGCGTTGATATTTCAAAGTTTATAGACGAAATTATGATATTCACaactaatttttttttttgtatagtgTCCTAAAAtatatttgtttgttaaatGTATGGTAAAGAGATGCTGGCATATGGCATGCATCCATAAATGTATATGATATGTGTGCTATAATATTTGAGAATAAAGACGGAATGAACAAGTTACAAATTGTTTTGAGTATTGGTCGGGTCAGGCCATACTCGAAAGGGAATCCCTAGGATATGGCTCTGAAAGTGCAATGGCCCAGCCTTAAAAGAATCTCTTCTTTGTTTGGAAAACCCTACCCCCATCCGTCATCACATTACTTGTATTTTATCAATTATTACCAGCAGACATTTTGCACCTATTCAAATTTGATGTCACTCCAAAAAGTATCATTTGATTGATGGGCCTACAAATTGTCAAAAAACCCAGACAATATTGTGCCACATGATTGAAATAAaaccacaaaataaatgaatagTTCCGTCTGGATAGGTTGAAAGTCAAGTCCactctacatacatatatggacatacatatgtgtggtATTGAGGATCGCCAGGATAGGCGTTAGTTTACTTAGCGCCTAAAGCTATCAGCATTACTGTATCTTAATAGAGCCGGGTGGGTGGTCTCTTTTCAAATGAGCAGAGTTACATTAATCTTTTGTTAAACTGCTTTAAGCAAAACCGAATAAGTACTACAATATTCCCATGTCTGATTTGAAGCAATGTTTTTCGGTAACAGATTTCAACATTTCTGAGTAATTCGTAGGGCACTGCAAATTCTACATACATAATACCTTGCCTAAGTGCTCATAAATATAGTATATGATGTAGATGTTACAAAAATAAGCTTAGAGTTCAAAAAAGATTCAGTTTTCACGGCACAGCCTACAATCCTACAATCCGGTCCGAAGACGGTCCTTTTATGTGATTCAAAGCATTTTTCGGCGAATTTCTttttcaatttatttatttacgacaaaatacacaaaatttaagatttgatttatttagttttagtttttagTTTAGTTCCTTTTCGTTTAGATGTCTTCTTGCACTTTAGCTGTTCTTGTACGCTGCATTACGATTTATGTGAATTACTTGCACTTAATATacaatagaaaaaaaaatatatgtatatatatgtgttagtgggtgtgtgtgtgttcaatgtgtgtgtgtgtgtgtgtgtgtgtgtgtgtgaatacatagtaaatacatatatgtctGCAAATGTAAGCTGATTTTGATAGCTGATCGTTCGGGATATTGCTTAAACAAATTAAGGTTAATTACGCTAGAAAAACAAAACGGATCGGGTCTCGAAAAACTCACAAAAATTGCTTTAACTAAATTCCAGTTAAGTGTAACAAAACTGATTccccttctctctctcttttttttggtatATAATTTTGTTAGTTTTGCTAAAAAGTGCAAAAATTAAGTCCAAAATTTGTTAAATGCATCcatttacatacatactcgtGCATGTACAAGAGAatacataataataatattaataataatataaatagaacaaaaaaaccacaaaaaaataCGTATATCGAGACGAATATCTTGAATAGGACCTCACTGGGTTATAACAAAAAGATTCGATACATATGAGACATAAAATGGTACAAT
The Drosophila miranda strain MSH22 chromosome XL, D.miranda_PacBio2.1, whole genome shotgun sequence genome window above contains:
- the LOC108163267 gene encoding probable 4-coumarate--CoA ligase 1; its protein translation is MYPATQLLRLRSASALSSAATRSITTKRRQRNTSTVSAERARAQGDSETDKFLHYSPEDGYYKTSPYDPIVVPNVPLHEYVWRDFKKWESRTAAVCVVTDRQYTFAQMRDASAAFAVRLQTKFKLRKPDVVAICLPNLPEYPIATLGAIEAGLTVTTVNPIYTAEEIARQLTFSAANLIVGTVQNYGTLNEACKLAGKRLPIAVIRSRQDDSLPAGAIDFFELISTQNVRYDDLQVPKEATADDMVFLPFSSGTTGLPKGVMLSHNNITSNCEQVQAALTLNLSVQDTLPGVLPFFHIYGLTVVMLSKLGQGSRLATMPAFKPDDFMKALDQYKGSILNLVPPIALFMINHPNINEATAPALRVVMSGAAPIGQHDVERFLQKFPKVAFKQGYGMTEASPVVLLTPEGNTRYASTGILSGSTEAKIVPLDGDDLKGVGPRTTGELCVRGPQVMSGYLNNEEANQVTFFPGNWLRTGDVAFYDEDGYFYITDRMKELIKVKGFQVPPAELEAVLRDHPKILEAAVFGIPHELNGEAPRAIVVLRQGQEATAEDIAAYVAERVAHYKRLEGGVIFVDEVPKNPTGKILRKDLKAQYSD